The window GTCAAAGAAGCTCCATTAATTATGCTTGTTCCGATGGCCTTTCTTACACTTCTTACTGTTTTCTGGGGAGTCTTCCCGAGCAACGCCATCAGATCGATCAACAGGATCACGGAATCGATTGGCGGAGGAACTGTCGACGTGACTTTCTCGAGAATCGTCGCGCTAACTGGGGAATGGGATTCAGTATTGGTCACCACTGTCTTCGCGATAGGCTTCGTGATATCGTTGTTGATCTTCATGCGCGCAAAGAAGGCCAGACAGGTAGATCTTCTAGACAATTACACGGGCGGGGATTTTCTATACACCGCAGAGCTTTATCACTTTTCATACAGGATGTACAGACCGTTCGACAGGTTATTCGAAAAGTGGCCTTCGATGGAAAACTGGCTTTTATCGTCTTCTGAAAAGATTAAGGAGCTTGGAGCCCTGTTCAAGGCAGTCTTCTTCAACCGGAATCCTCAGGTATACATTGCTTTGACTGTTATCGTGCTTCTTGGCGCCTTCTGGTGGTTGAGGTGATGACATGCTTATGAATATCGTAATCACAATACTTTCGGGGATCGCGCTTCTAGTAGTCGCGTTTGTATATACCGTAACCCTTGAAGGAATTGCAAGAAAGATAGAAGCAAGAATTCAGAGGAGATACGGCCCACCTTTCTGGCAGAACTTCATAGATATCTTCAAATCGCTGACGAAGCACTCGATTTCCCACGGCTTCATCTTCGACTTTGGAATACTCATGGCTTTGGGGGGGACAATTGCGACGGTTTTCTTCATCCCGGCAGGCAGTCTCGCCGTCTTTCCGGGAATCGACAACGTCTTTGTAGTGATCTATCTTCTGGCAATTGGTCTTCTTGGAATGGCGATGTCTGCCGTGGGGTCTGGAAATCCAAACGCTTCCATAGGGATCGGAAGGGCACTGGCCCAGATGCTCGGATATGAGCTTCCCTTCATGATAGTCATCCTCGGTGTCTTCTTCCACCATGGAACTTCATCTCTATCCGATTTGGTAAGCATTCAGATAGCGCAGGGCGCTTACAACGTTTGGTTAATGCCAATTGGTGGAGTAGTTGCCTTCATTTCTCTGATAGGGATGCTTGGAAAGAAGCCCTTTGACACGTTTATTGCACCGGCCGAGATAGCTTCCGGTCCACTTGTGGAGTACAGCGGAAAGTATCTCGGTATGCTGATGATTCAGCACGCATTCGCGACATTCATTGAGATCGGATTGTTTGTGAATCTCTTCCTCGGAGGCGGTAGGACTTTATGGGAATTCCTCTTGAAGTTCCTTATAGTGTACTTCTCAATAGTGATCATCTCCGCCA is drawn from Mesotoga sp. BH458_6_3_2_1 and contains these coding sequences:
- a CDS encoding respiratory chain complex I subunit 1 family protein produces the protein MLMNIVITILSGIALLVVAFVYTVTLEGIARKIEARIQRRYGPPFWQNFIDIFKSLTKHSISHGFIFDFGILMALGGTIATVFFIPAGSLAVFPGIDNVFVVIYLLAIGLLGMAMSAVGSGNPNASIGIGRALAQMLGYELPFMIVILGVFFHHGTSSLSDLVSIQIAQGAYNVWLMPIGGVVAFISLIGMLGKKPFDTFIAPAEIASGPLVEYSGKYLGMLMIQHAFATFIEIGLFVNLFLGGGRTLWEFLLKFLIVYFSIVIISATIPRFRVEQAIKFYWKWPLILSFVQVIIVVFVMGR